From Vitis vinifera cultivar Pinot Noir 40024 chromosome 14, ASM3070453v1, a single genomic window includes:
- the LOC100256479 gene encoding uncharacterized protein LOC100256479 isoform X2, with amino-acid sequence MAAKERRYLLKEFPELLSCDEYSFVLEVGCGNGSTALPILRGRDNIIIYACDCSNEALERANEMIHASNVGSVTDRFHPFCCDFSINGFPKWLACDSCQGNFLQKQHDQISDVKEKKETNLNDLSSLGESKCCIGGVDFVTLIFMLSAVPLHRMPTAIRECFSVLKPGGLLLFRDYGLYDMTMLRFEPEKRVGFREYMRSDGTRSYFFCMDTVRDLFTGSGFTELELEYCCVKSTNRRNGKSMHRVWVHGKFQKPF; translated from the exons ATGGCAGCAAAG GAGAGACGATACTTATTGAAGGAATTTCCAGAACTACTTTCTTGTGATGAATATTCCTTTGTTTTGGAGGTAGGATGTGGTAATGGCAGCACCGCTCTTCCAATATTACG tGGCAGagacaatattattatatatgcatgtgattgTAGCAATGAGGCTCTTGAGAGGGCTAATGAGATGATACATGCCAGCAATGTGGGCTCAGTTACAGATCGTTTCCAtccattttgttgtgatttttcTATAAATGGGTTTCCAAAGTGGTTGGCCTGTGATTCTTGCCAAGGAAATTTTCTGCAAAAGCAGCATGATCAGATCTCAG atgttaaagaaaaaaaagagacaaaTTTAAATGATTTATCTTCATTGGGAGAAAGTAAATGTTGCATTGGTGGAGTTGATTTTGTTACTTTG ATATTCATGCTATCAGCTGTACCACTCCACAGGATGCCAACAGCTATAAGAGAGTGCTTCTCTGTTTTAAAGCCTGGTGGCCTGCTCTTGTTCAGGGATTATG GCCTATATGACATGACTATGCTTCGATTTGAGCCAGAAAAAAGAGTGGGTTTCAGGGAGTACATGCGCTCTGACGGAACTCGATCTTATTTCTTCTGTATGGATACTGTTAGAGATCTCTTTACAGGTTCAGGCTTCACCGAG CTTGAGCTTGAATATTGCTGTGTCAAATCAACAAATCGCCGAAATGGGAAGAGCATGCATAGAGTGTGGGTTCATGGGAAATTTCAGAAACCCTTTTGA